One part of the Solanum dulcamara chromosome 3, daSolDulc1.2, whole genome shotgun sequence genome encodes these proteins:
- the LOC129882724 gene encoding MDIS1-interacting receptor like kinase 2-like isoform X2, with product MTTFHSTLVYILYVVLLFSLPLSIISSARTEAESLIKWKSNLPSNSFLDSWSISNLRNLCNWTSIVCNAGGTISEINLSDAGGISGSLVHLDFTSFPSLVSFNLNGNNFNGSIPSSIGNASMLTFLDLSNNILAGVIPEEIGKLTQLEYLSFYNNNIEGVIPYQISNLQKVWYLNLGSNFLETPDWSKLRNMPMLTHLSFGYNELRLEFPEFVLRCHNLTYLDLSINHLNGSIPETIFTNLDKLEILNLSSNSFQGSLSPNITNLSKLKELQLGVNMFSGIIPDEIGLITSLEVVVLFNNSFQGKIPSSMGRLINLQHLDLGKNDLNSTIPSELGLCTKLTFLALAENALQGPLPPSFSSLTKLSELGLSDNSLSGEISSNLITNWTELTSLQLQNNSFTGEIPPETSQLTNLKYIYLFHNNFTGSIPYQIGNLQNLLELDFSDNQLSGTIPPTIGNLTNLTRLQLFRNNLSGTIPPEIGKLISLQTLDINTNRLSGELPDSISDLGDLNLLSVYTNNFSGSVPKDFGKNSPLLSSAGLANNSFTGELPLGLCSQNLEELTINGNKFSGKLPDCLKNCTKLRRVRLEGNNLSGNLAEAFGVHPNLVFLSLSDNQLSGELSPDWGKCEKLTSLRMDGNKISGVIPAELGNLRELRMLTLEGNELTGEIPSELGKLGLLYNLSLSKNNLTGGIPQSVGNLTSLQHLDLSTNKLSGNIPVDLGKCERLLSLNLGNNSLSGGIPSELGNLMQLSILLDLSGNLLSGTIPQNLAKLISLMYLNLSHNNLSGRIPPALSRMISLQEMDFSYNEFSGPIPTDGKFQGATAVSFLGNSGLCGNVEGLSSCNLDIPNDMSKNKNQKILIGVLVPVASLILLAILFVVCLMSRRKAKQSDEEIKASQMYENSESLIWEREGKFTFGDIVKATEDFSEKNCIGRGGFGSVYKAVLPSGQIVAVKRLNMSDSSDIPLTNRRSFENEIRTLTEVRHRNIIKLFGYCSKNGCMYLVYEYIERGSLGKVLYDNDMGMELGWGTRVKIVQGIAHALAYLHHDCSPPIVHRDVSLNNILLESEFEPRLSDFGTAKLLASEASNWTTVAGSYGYMAPG from the exons ATGACAACATTTCATAGTACCTTAGTTTACATTTTGTATGTAGTGCTTCTTTTTTCACTTCCATTAAGCATCATATCTTCAGCTAGAACAGAAGCTGAATCTCTTATCAAATGGAAGAGTAATTTGCCTTCTAATTCTTTCTTGGATTCATGGTCCATTTCCAATCTCAGAAACTTGTGCAATTGGACATCTATTGTATGCAATGCTGGTGGAACAATCTCTGAGATCAATCTTTCTGATGCAGGTGGCATCTCAGGCTCACTTGTTCATCTTGACTTCACTTCATTTCCGAGTCTCGTGAGTTTCAATCTAAATGGAAACAACTTCAATGGATCGATACCTTCGAGTATTGGCAATGCATCCATGCTCACTTTCTTGGACCTGAGTAACAATATCTTGGCTGGCGTTATACCTGAAGAGATTGGGAAGTTAACACAGCTTGAGTATCTCAGTTTTTATAACAACAATATTGAAGGTGTTATTCCTTATCAAATTAGCAATCTTCAGAAGGTATGGTACTTGAATCTTGGATCAAATTTCTTAGAAACTCCTGATTGGTCTAAATTGAGGAATATGCCTATGTTGACACATTTAAGCTTTGGTTATAATGAACTAAGGTTAGAATTCCCTGAATTTGTACTCCGTTGCCATAATCTGACTTATCTTGATTTGTCGATAAACCATTTGAATGGTTCAATCCCTGAAACAATATTCACCAACTTAGACAAGCTTGAAATACTCAATCTTTCATCTAATTCATTTCAAGGTTCATTGTCACCAAATATTACCAACTTGTCCAAGTTAAAAGAACTTCAGCTAGGTGTTAACATGTTTTCCGGCATAATTCCTGATGAAATTGGCTTGATCACTAGTCTTGAAGTTGTTGTACTTTTCAACAATTCATTTCAAGGAAAGATTCCATCTTCTATGGGCAGACTCATAAATCTTCAACACCTGGATCTTGGAAAGAACGATTTGAATTCAACTATTCCTTCTGAGCTTGGTCTTTGTACTAAACTAACTTTCTTGGCTCTAGCAGAAAATGCCCTGCAAGGACCATTGCCTCCATCATTCTCCTCTCTTACCAAGTTATCTGAATTGGGGTTGTCTGATAATAGTCTTTCTGGTGAAATCTCATCAAATCTCATCACCAATTGGACTGAGTTGACATCTTTGCAGCTTCAAAACAATTCCTTTACTGGGGAAATTCCACCTGAAACCAGTCAGTTGACAAACCTCAAATATATTTACCTCTTTCATAACAATTTCACTGGTTCCATTCCCTATCAAATTGGAAACTTGCAAAACTTGTTGGAGCTAGATTTCTCTGACAACCAGCTTTCAGGCACAATACCTCCAACCATTGGAAATCTGACCAATCTAACGAGGTTGCAACTTTTTCGCAACAATCTCAGTGGAACCATTCCTCCTGAGATTGGGAAATTGATATCCCTTCAAACCCTCGACATCAACACCAACCGACTAAGTGGTGAGCTGCCGGACAGCATTTCTGACCTCGGTGATCTAAACCTTCTTTCTGTATATACTAATAATTTCTCAGGCAGTGTCCCTAAGGACTTTGGAAAGAACAGTCCTCTATTGTCAAGTGCCGGCTTGGCAAATAACAGCTTCACTGGTGAACTACCTCTTGGATTATGTAGCCAAAATCTTGAGGAGTTGACAATAAATGGGAACAAATTCAGTGGGAAGTTACCAGATTGCTTGAAGAACTGCACAAAGCTAAGACGAGTACGGCTTGAAGGCAACAATTTATCTGGTAATCTTGCAGAGGCATTTGGAGTGCACCCGAATCTTGTTTTCCTTTCTCTTAGTGACAACCAACTTTCAGGTGAACTCTCACCTGACTGGGGGAAATGTGAAAAACTCACAAGTCTAAGAATGGATGGAAACAAAATTTCTGGTGTAATTCCAGCTGAGCTAGGGAATCTGAGAGAGCTGCGCATGTTAACGTTGGAAGGGAATGAATTGACTGGTGAAATTCCTTCTGAACTGGGAAAGTTAGGCCTGCTCTACAATCTAAGCTTGAGCAAAAACAATCTTACAGGAGGCATCCCTCAGTCTGTTGGCAATTTAACTAGTCTCCAGCATCTTGATTTGTCAACAAACAAGTTAAGTGGTAACATACCAGTAGATCTTGGGAAGTGCGAGCGCCTGTTGAGCTTGAATCTTGGCAACAACTCATTATCAGGTGGCATTCCCTCTGAACTTGGCAATTTGATGCAGTTGAGTATTCTTTTGGACCTAAGTGGCAATTTACTAAGCGGAACCATTCCACAAAACTTGGCCAAGCTCATCTCATTAATGTATCTCAATCTCTCACATAACAACCTCTCAGGTAGAATTCCTCCGGCATTGTCTCGCATGATCAGTCTTCAGGAGATGGATTTTTCCTACAATGAGTTTTCTGGACCAATTCCAACTGATGGAAAATTTCAAGGAGCAACCGCTGTATCTTTTCTTGGAAACTCTGGTTTGTGTGGAAATGTAGAAGGATTATCCTCATGTAATTTGGACATCCCAAATGACATGTCCAAAAATAAGAATCAAAAGATCCTCATTGGGGTACTTGTACCGGTGGCCAGCCTCATACTTTTGGCAATCCTATTTGTTGTATGTCTTATGTCTCGAAGGAAGGCTAAGCAATCTGATGAGGAGATCAAAGCTAGCCAGATGTATGAAAATTCAGAATCTCTGATTTGGGAAAGAGAAGGTAAGTTTACATTTGGTGACATAGTGAAAGCTACTGAAGATTTCAGTGAAAAGAACTGCATTGGAAGAGGAGGATTTGGAAGTGTCTATAAAGCTGTTTTGCCCTCTGGGCAGATTGTTGCTGTCAAAAGACTCAACATGTCAGACTCGAGTGACATTCCATTGACAAATCGTCGAAGCTTTGAGAATGAGATTAGAACTTTGACTGAGGTGAGACACAGGAATATAATTAAGCTCTTTGGTTACTGTTCCAAGAATGGGTGCATGTACTTGGTTTATGAGTATATAGAAAGAGGTAGCCTGGGGAAAGTTCTATATGACAATGATATGGGAATGGAACTTGGATGGGGTACAAGAGTGAAAATTGTGCAAGGAATAGCTCATGCACTTGCTTACTTGCACCACGACTGCTCTCCACCAATTGTGCACCGTGATGTATCACTGAATAACATTTTGCTTGAGTCAGAATTCGAGCCACGACTCTCTGACTTCGGCACAGCAAAGCTGCTAGCTTCAGAAGCATCAAATTGGACCACAGTTGCTGGCTCTTATGGCTATATGGCACCAg GATAA
- the LOC129882724 gene encoding MDIS1-interacting receptor like kinase 2-like isoform X1, translated as MTTFHSTLVYILYVVLLFSLPLSIISSARTEAESLIKWKSNLPSNSFLDSWSISNLRNLCNWTSIVCNAGGTISEINLSDAGGISGSLVHLDFTSFPSLVSFNLNGNNFNGSIPSSIGNASMLTFLDLSNNILAGVIPEEIGKLTQLEYLSFYNNNIEGVIPYQISNLQKVWYLNLGSNFLETPDWSKLRNMPMLTHLSFGYNELRLEFPEFVLRCHNLTYLDLSINHLNGSIPETIFTNLDKLEILNLSSNSFQGSLSPNITNLSKLKELQLGVNMFSGIIPDEIGLITSLEVVVLFNNSFQGKIPSSMGRLINLQHLDLGKNDLNSTIPSELGLCTKLTFLALAENALQGPLPPSFSSLTKLSELGLSDNSLSGEISSNLITNWTELTSLQLQNNSFTGEIPPETSQLTNLKYIYLFHNNFTGSIPYQIGNLQNLLELDFSDNQLSGTIPPTIGNLTNLTRLQLFRNNLSGTIPPEIGKLISLQTLDINTNRLSGELPDSISDLGDLNLLSVYTNNFSGSVPKDFGKNSPLLSSAGLANNSFTGELPLGLCSQNLEELTINGNKFSGKLPDCLKNCTKLRRVRLEGNNLSGNLAEAFGVHPNLVFLSLSDNQLSGELSPDWGKCEKLTSLRMDGNKISGVIPAELGNLRELRMLTLEGNELTGEIPSELGKLGLLYNLSLSKNNLTGGIPQSVGNLTSLQHLDLSTNKLSGNIPVDLGKCERLLSLNLGNNSLSGGIPSELGNLMQLSILLDLSGNLLSGTIPQNLAKLISLMYLNLSHNNLSGRIPPALSRMISLQEMDFSYNEFSGPIPTDGKFQGATAVSFLGNSGLCGNVEGLSSCNLDIPNDMSKNKNQKILIGVLVPVASLILLAILFVVCLMSRRKAKQSDEEIKASQMYENSESLIWEREGKFTFGDIVKATEDFSEKNCIGRGGFGSVYKAVLPSGQIVAVKRLNMSDSSDIPLTNRRSFENEIRTLTEVRHRNIIKLFGYCSKNGCMYLVYEYIERGSLGKVLYDNDMGMELGWGTRVKIVQGIAHALAYLHHDCSPPIVHRDVSLNNILLESEFEPRLSDFGTAKLLASEASNWTTVAGSYGYMAPELALTMRVTEKCDVYSFGVVAMETMMGRHPGELLTSLSASPTLSSEILLKDVLDQRLPPPTGHLAEAVVFVITIALACTRTTPESRPTMRFAAQELSVQTLPYLPQPLGTIEMSKLTSFQK; from the exons ATGACAACATTTCATAGTACCTTAGTTTACATTTTGTATGTAGTGCTTCTTTTTTCACTTCCATTAAGCATCATATCTTCAGCTAGAACAGAAGCTGAATCTCTTATCAAATGGAAGAGTAATTTGCCTTCTAATTCTTTCTTGGATTCATGGTCCATTTCCAATCTCAGAAACTTGTGCAATTGGACATCTATTGTATGCAATGCTGGTGGAACAATCTCTGAGATCAATCTTTCTGATGCAGGTGGCATCTCAGGCTCACTTGTTCATCTTGACTTCACTTCATTTCCGAGTCTCGTGAGTTTCAATCTAAATGGAAACAACTTCAATGGATCGATACCTTCGAGTATTGGCAATGCATCCATGCTCACTTTCTTGGACCTGAGTAACAATATCTTGGCTGGCGTTATACCTGAAGAGATTGGGAAGTTAACACAGCTTGAGTATCTCAGTTTTTATAACAACAATATTGAAGGTGTTATTCCTTATCAAATTAGCAATCTTCAGAAGGTATGGTACTTGAATCTTGGATCAAATTTCTTAGAAACTCCTGATTGGTCTAAATTGAGGAATATGCCTATGTTGACACATTTAAGCTTTGGTTATAATGAACTAAGGTTAGAATTCCCTGAATTTGTACTCCGTTGCCATAATCTGACTTATCTTGATTTGTCGATAAACCATTTGAATGGTTCAATCCCTGAAACAATATTCACCAACTTAGACAAGCTTGAAATACTCAATCTTTCATCTAATTCATTTCAAGGTTCATTGTCACCAAATATTACCAACTTGTCCAAGTTAAAAGAACTTCAGCTAGGTGTTAACATGTTTTCCGGCATAATTCCTGATGAAATTGGCTTGATCACTAGTCTTGAAGTTGTTGTACTTTTCAACAATTCATTTCAAGGAAAGATTCCATCTTCTATGGGCAGACTCATAAATCTTCAACACCTGGATCTTGGAAAGAACGATTTGAATTCAACTATTCCTTCTGAGCTTGGTCTTTGTACTAAACTAACTTTCTTGGCTCTAGCAGAAAATGCCCTGCAAGGACCATTGCCTCCATCATTCTCCTCTCTTACCAAGTTATCTGAATTGGGGTTGTCTGATAATAGTCTTTCTGGTGAAATCTCATCAAATCTCATCACCAATTGGACTGAGTTGACATCTTTGCAGCTTCAAAACAATTCCTTTACTGGGGAAATTCCACCTGAAACCAGTCAGTTGACAAACCTCAAATATATTTACCTCTTTCATAACAATTTCACTGGTTCCATTCCCTATCAAATTGGAAACTTGCAAAACTTGTTGGAGCTAGATTTCTCTGACAACCAGCTTTCAGGCACAATACCTCCAACCATTGGAAATCTGACCAATCTAACGAGGTTGCAACTTTTTCGCAACAATCTCAGTGGAACCATTCCTCCTGAGATTGGGAAATTGATATCCCTTCAAACCCTCGACATCAACACCAACCGACTAAGTGGTGAGCTGCCGGACAGCATTTCTGACCTCGGTGATCTAAACCTTCTTTCTGTATATACTAATAATTTCTCAGGCAGTGTCCCTAAGGACTTTGGAAAGAACAGTCCTCTATTGTCAAGTGCCGGCTTGGCAAATAACAGCTTCACTGGTGAACTACCTCTTGGATTATGTAGCCAAAATCTTGAGGAGTTGACAATAAATGGGAACAAATTCAGTGGGAAGTTACCAGATTGCTTGAAGAACTGCACAAAGCTAAGACGAGTACGGCTTGAAGGCAACAATTTATCTGGTAATCTTGCAGAGGCATTTGGAGTGCACCCGAATCTTGTTTTCCTTTCTCTTAGTGACAACCAACTTTCAGGTGAACTCTCACCTGACTGGGGGAAATGTGAAAAACTCACAAGTCTAAGAATGGATGGAAACAAAATTTCTGGTGTAATTCCAGCTGAGCTAGGGAATCTGAGAGAGCTGCGCATGTTAACGTTGGAAGGGAATGAATTGACTGGTGAAATTCCTTCTGAACTGGGAAAGTTAGGCCTGCTCTACAATCTAAGCTTGAGCAAAAACAATCTTACAGGAGGCATCCCTCAGTCTGTTGGCAATTTAACTAGTCTCCAGCATCTTGATTTGTCAACAAACAAGTTAAGTGGTAACATACCAGTAGATCTTGGGAAGTGCGAGCGCCTGTTGAGCTTGAATCTTGGCAACAACTCATTATCAGGTGGCATTCCCTCTGAACTTGGCAATTTGATGCAGTTGAGTATTCTTTTGGACCTAAGTGGCAATTTACTAAGCGGAACCATTCCACAAAACTTGGCCAAGCTCATCTCATTAATGTATCTCAATCTCTCACATAACAACCTCTCAGGTAGAATTCCTCCGGCATTGTCTCGCATGATCAGTCTTCAGGAGATGGATTTTTCCTACAATGAGTTTTCTGGACCAATTCCAACTGATGGAAAATTTCAAGGAGCAACCGCTGTATCTTTTCTTGGAAACTCTGGTTTGTGTGGAAATGTAGAAGGATTATCCTCATGTAATTTGGACATCCCAAATGACATGTCCAAAAATAAGAATCAAAAGATCCTCATTGGGGTACTTGTACCGGTGGCCAGCCTCATACTTTTGGCAATCCTATTTGTTGTATGTCTTATGTCTCGAAGGAAGGCTAAGCAATCTGATGAGGAGATCAAAGCTAGCCAGATGTATGAAAATTCAGAATCTCTGATTTGGGAAAGAGAAGGTAAGTTTACATTTGGTGACATAGTGAAAGCTACTGAAGATTTCAGTGAAAAGAACTGCATTGGAAGAGGAGGATTTGGAAGTGTCTATAAAGCTGTTTTGCCCTCTGGGCAGATTGTTGCTGTCAAAAGACTCAACATGTCAGACTCGAGTGACATTCCATTGACAAATCGTCGAAGCTTTGAGAATGAGATTAGAACTTTGACTGAGGTGAGACACAGGAATATAATTAAGCTCTTTGGTTACTGTTCCAAGAATGGGTGCATGTACTTGGTTTATGAGTATATAGAAAGAGGTAGCCTGGGGAAAGTTCTATATGACAATGATATGGGAATGGAACTTGGATGGGGTACAAGAGTGAAAATTGTGCAAGGAATAGCTCATGCACTTGCTTACTTGCACCACGACTGCTCTCCACCAATTGTGCACCGTGATGTATCACTGAATAACATTTTGCTTGAGTCAGAATTCGAGCCACGACTCTCTGACTTCGGCACAGCAAAGCTGCTAGCTTCAGAAGCATCAAATTGGACCACAGTTGCTGGCTCTTATGGCTATATGGCACCAg AGCTTGCACTTACCATGCGTGTTACAGAAAAGTGTGATGTTTATAGTTTTGGGGTCGTGGCGATGGAGACTATGATGGGAAGGCATCCTGGGGAGCTTTTAACTTCATTATCAGCATCACCAACATTGTCTTCAGAGATACTTTTGAAGGATGTTCTTGACCAAAGACTTCCACCTCCCACTGGCCACTTGGCAGAGGCAGTGGTTTTTGTAATCACGATTGCCTTGGCATGTACACGTACCACTCCTGAGTCGCGACCAACCATGCGCTTTGCAGCGCAAGAATTGTCTGTTCAGACTTTGCCTTACCTTCCACAGCCATTGGGGACAATAGAAATGAGCAAACTAACAAGTTTTCAGAAATAA